The following coding sequences lie in one Sorghum bicolor cultivar BTx623 chromosome 6, Sorghum_bicolor_NCBIv3, whole genome shotgun sequence genomic window:
- the LOC8072341 gene encoding probable potassium transporter 11 isoform X2: protein MASLSESELTNRGSMWELDQNLDQPMDEEAGRLKNMYREKFSSALLLRLAFQSLGVVFGDLGTSPLYVFYNIFPRGIGEGEDEDVIGALSLIIYTLTLIPLLKYVFVVLRANDNGQGGTFALYSLLCRHAKINTIPNQHRTDEELTTYSRQTYEENSVAAKIKRWIESHAYKRNILLILVLIGTCTAIGDGILTPAISVLSASGGIKVQNQNMSTDIVVLVAVVILIGLFSMQHYGTDKVGWLFAPIVLLWFILIGSVGAINIHKYDNSVLKAYNPIYIYRFFQRRRNSDVWTSLGGIMLSITGTEALFADLCHFPVLAIQIAFTLIVFPCLLLAYTGQAAYIISNKTHVADAFYRSIPGAIYWPAFVIATAAAIVASQATISATYSIIKQALALGCFPRVKIVHTSKKFLGQIYIPDINWILLVLCIAVTAGFKNQSQIGNAYGTAVVIVMLVTTFLMVPIMLLVWKSHWILVVTFIVLSLMVEVPYFVACILKIDQGGWVPLVVATAFFAIMYVWHFCTVKRYEFEMHSKVSMAWILGLGPSLGLVRVPGIGFVYTELASGVPHIFSHFITNLPAIHSVVVFVCVKYLPVYTVPTEERFLVRRIGPKNFHMFRCVARYGYKDLHKRDEDFERMLFDCVLFFVRLESMMEGYSDSDEFSVPEQITSSSRGQAAFLQGERACATMCSNGGELSFSSQDSIVPAAQSPRGLRLQLQLQCSASAVGLASGGDTVGDELEFLNRCKDAGVVHILGNTIVRARRDSGVVKKLAVDYMYAFMRRVCRENSVIFNVPHESLLNVGQIYYI, encoded by the exons ATGGCATCGCTGTCAGAAAGTGAGCTGACAAACCGGGGAAGCATGTGGGAGCTAGATCAGAACCTTGATCAACCCATGGATGAGGAGGCGGGCAGGCTGAAGAATATGTACAGAGAAAAG TTCTCGTCAGCTTTATTACTACGGCTGGCATTTCAGAGCCTTGGGGTGGTATTTGGTGACTTGGGCACGTCACCTTTATatgtgttctataatatatttcctCGTGGAATAGGTGAGGGTGAGGATGAGGATGTTATTGGAGCTCTTTCCTTGATTATTTACACCCTCACTCTCATACCACTTCTGAAGTATGTATTTGTTGTCTTGAGGGCAAATGACAATGGTCAAG GCGGTACATTTGCTCTTTATTCCCTATTATGTCGTCATGCAAAGATCAACACCATACCTAATCAACACAGGACCGATGAGGAATTGACGACATATAGTCGGCAAACCTATGAAGAAAATTCAGTTGCAGCAAAAATAAAGAGATGGATAGAGTCACATGCATATAAAAGAAACATTCTTCTTATTCTTGTTTTAATTGGTACTTGTACAGCAATTGGAGATGGGATCCTTACACCTGCTATATCTG TTCTTTCTGCATCAGGTGGCATTAAGGTCCAGAATCAGAACATGAGTACTG ATATTGTTGTGCTCGTCGCTGTGGTCATCTTAATTGGATTGTTTAGCATGCAACACTATGGAACAGATAAAGTGGGATGGCTCTTTGCACCAATAGTTCTCCTCTGGTTCATCCTAATTGGAAGCGTCGGAGCTATAAACATACACAAGTATGATAACTCTGTGTTAAAAGCATACAACCCAATATATATATACCGCTTTTTCCAACGGAGAAGGAATTCTGATGTCTGGACGTCTCTGGGAGGAATCATGCTTAGCATCACAG GAACTGAAGCGTTATTTGCTGATCTCTGTCACTTTCCTGTGTTGGCAATTCAG ATTGCTTTCACCTTGATTGTGTTTCCATGCCTTCTACTGGCGTACACAGGGCAGGCTGCCTACATAATTTCCAACAAAACACATGTGGCTGACGCCTTCTATCGGTCAATTCCAG GTGCCATATACTGGCCAGCCTTTGTCATAGCAACTGCTGCAGCAATTGTAGCGAGTCAAGCCACCATATCTGCAACCTACTCAATCATAAAGCAAGCTCTTGCACTTGGTTGCTTCCCCCGCGTGAAGATAGTCCACACCTCGAAGAAATTCCTTGGGCAGATTTACATCCCTGACATCAACTGGATCCTTCTGGTTCTCTGCATTGCTGTAACTGCTGGATTCAAGAACCAAAGCCAGATAGGAAATGCGTATG GTACTGCAGTGGTTATAGTGATGCTAGTTACGACATTCCTGATGGTGCCAATAATGCTGCTGGTATGGAAGAGCCACTGGATCCTGGTGGTCACCTTCATCGTGCTGTCGCTCATGGTGGAGGTTCCCTACTTCGTGGCGTGCATCCTGAAGATCGACCAGGGCGGCTGGGTGCCGCTGGTGGTGGCGACGGCCTTCTTCGCCATCATGTACGTGTGGCACTTCTGCACGGTGAAGCGGTACGAGTTCGAGATGCACAGCAAGGTGTCCATGGCGTGGATCCTGGGGCTGGGTCCGAGCCTGGGCCTGGTGAGGGTCCCCGGGATCGGCTTCGTGTACACGGAGCTGGCGAGCGGCGTGCCGCACATCTTCTCCCACTTCATCACCAACCTCCCCGCGATCCACTCGGTGGTGGTGTTCGTGTGCGTCAAGTACCTCCCCGTGTACACGGTGCCGACGGAGGAGCGGTTCCTGGTGCGGCGGATCGGGCCCAAGAACTTCCACATGTTCCGGTGCGTGGCGAGGTACGGGTACAAGGACCTGCACAAGAGGGACGAGGACTTCGAGAGGATGCTCTTCGACTGCGTCCTCTTCTTCGTCCGGCTGGAGAGCATGATGGAGGGATACTCCGACTCGGACGAGTTCAGCGTGCCGGAGCAGATCACCAGCTCCAGCCGCGGCCAGGCGGCGTTCCTGCAGGGCGAGCGGGCCTGCGCGACCATGTGCTCCAACGGCGGCGAGCTGAGCTTCTCGTCGCAGGACTCGATCGTGCCCGCCGCGCAGTCGCCGAGGGGGCTgcggctgcagctgcagctgcagtgcTCCGCGTCGGCGGTGGGGCTGGCCAGCGGCGGCGATACGGTGGGCGACGAGCTGGAGTTCCTGAACCGGTGCAAGGACGCCGGCGTGGTGCACATCCTCGGGAACACCATCGTGCGCGCGCGGCGGGACTCGGGCGTCGTGAAGAAGCTCGCCGTCGACTACATGTACGCCTTCATGAGGAGAGTGTGCAGGGAGAACAGCGTCATCTTCAACGTGCCCCATGAGAGCCTGCTCAACGTCGGCCAGATATACTACATCTGA
- the LOC8072341 gene encoding probable potassium transporter 11 isoform X1, whose amino-acid sequence MASLSESELTNRGSMWELDQNLDQPMDEEAGRLKNMYREKKFSSALLLRLAFQSLGVVFGDLGTSPLYVFYNIFPRGIGEGEDEDVIGALSLIIYTLTLIPLLKYVFVVLRANDNGQGGTFALYSLLCRHAKINTIPNQHRTDEELTTYSRQTYEENSVAAKIKRWIESHAYKRNILLILVLIGTCTAIGDGILTPAISVLSASGGIKVQNQNMSTDIVVLVAVVILIGLFSMQHYGTDKVGWLFAPIVLLWFILIGSVGAINIHKYDNSVLKAYNPIYIYRFFQRRRNSDVWTSLGGIMLSITGTEALFADLCHFPVLAIQIAFTLIVFPCLLLAYTGQAAYIISNKTHVADAFYRSIPGAIYWPAFVIATAAAIVASQATISATYSIIKQALALGCFPRVKIVHTSKKFLGQIYIPDINWILLVLCIAVTAGFKNQSQIGNAYGTAVVIVMLVTTFLMVPIMLLVWKSHWILVVTFIVLSLMVEVPYFVACILKIDQGGWVPLVVATAFFAIMYVWHFCTVKRYEFEMHSKVSMAWILGLGPSLGLVRVPGIGFVYTELASGVPHIFSHFITNLPAIHSVVVFVCVKYLPVYTVPTEERFLVRRIGPKNFHMFRCVARYGYKDLHKRDEDFERMLFDCVLFFVRLESMMEGYSDSDEFSVPEQITSSSRGQAAFLQGERACATMCSNGGELSFSSQDSIVPAAQSPRGLRLQLQLQCSASAVGLASGGDTVGDELEFLNRCKDAGVVHILGNTIVRARRDSGVVKKLAVDYMYAFMRRVCRENSVIFNVPHESLLNVGQIYYI is encoded by the exons ATGGCATCGCTGTCAGAAAGTGAGCTGACAAACCGGGGAAGCATGTGGGAGCTAGATCAGAACCTTGATCAACCCATGGATGAGGAGGCGGGCAGGCTGAAGAATATGTACAGAGAAAAG AAGTTCTCGTCAGCTTTATTACTACGGCTGGCATTTCAGAGCCTTGGGGTGGTATTTGGTGACTTGGGCACGTCACCTTTATatgtgttctataatatatttcctCGTGGAATAGGTGAGGGTGAGGATGAGGATGTTATTGGAGCTCTTTCCTTGATTATTTACACCCTCACTCTCATACCACTTCTGAAGTATGTATTTGTTGTCTTGAGGGCAAATGACAATGGTCAAG GCGGTACATTTGCTCTTTATTCCCTATTATGTCGTCATGCAAAGATCAACACCATACCTAATCAACACAGGACCGATGAGGAATTGACGACATATAGTCGGCAAACCTATGAAGAAAATTCAGTTGCAGCAAAAATAAAGAGATGGATAGAGTCACATGCATATAAAAGAAACATTCTTCTTATTCTTGTTTTAATTGGTACTTGTACAGCAATTGGAGATGGGATCCTTACACCTGCTATATCTG TTCTTTCTGCATCAGGTGGCATTAAGGTCCAGAATCAGAACATGAGTACTG ATATTGTTGTGCTCGTCGCTGTGGTCATCTTAATTGGATTGTTTAGCATGCAACACTATGGAACAGATAAAGTGGGATGGCTCTTTGCACCAATAGTTCTCCTCTGGTTCATCCTAATTGGAAGCGTCGGAGCTATAAACATACACAAGTATGATAACTCTGTGTTAAAAGCATACAACCCAATATATATATACCGCTTTTTCCAACGGAGAAGGAATTCTGATGTCTGGACGTCTCTGGGAGGAATCATGCTTAGCATCACAG GAACTGAAGCGTTATTTGCTGATCTCTGTCACTTTCCTGTGTTGGCAATTCAG ATTGCTTTCACCTTGATTGTGTTTCCATGCCTTCTACTGGCGTACACAGGGCAGGCTGCCTACATAATTTCCAACAAAACACATGTGGCTGACGCCTTCTATCGGTCAATTCCAG GTGCCATATACTGGCCAGCCTTTGTCATAGCAACTGCTGCAGCAATTGTAGCGAGTCAAGCCACCATATCTGCAACCTACTCAATCATAAAGCAAGCTCTTGCACTTGGTTGCTTCCCCCGCGTGAAGATAGTCCACACCTCGAAGAAATTCCTTGGGCAGATTTACATCCCTGACATCAACTGGATCCTTCTGGTTCTCTGCATTGCTGTAACTGCTGGATTCAAGAACCAAAGCCAGATAGGAAATGCGTATG GTACTGCAGTGGTTATAGTGATGCTAGTTACGACATTCCTGATGGTGCCAATAATGCTGCTGGTATGGAAGAGCCACTGGATCCTGGTGGTCACCTTCATCGTGCTGTCGCTCATGGTGGAGGTTCCCTACTTCGTGGCGTGCATCCTGAAGATCGACCAGGGCGGCTGGGTGCCGCTGGTGGTGGCGACGGCCTTCTTCGCCATCATGTACGTGTGGCACTTCTGCACGGTGAAGCGGTACGAGTTCGAGATGCACAGCAAGGTGTCCATGGCGTGGATCCTGGGGCTGGGTCCGAGCCTGGGCCTGGTGAGGGTCCCCGGGATCGGCTTCGTGTACACGGAGCTGGCGAGCGGCGTGCCGCACATCTTCTCCCACTTCATCACCAACCTCCCCGCGATCCACTCGGTGGTGGTGTTCGTGTGCGTCAAGTACCTCCCCGTGTACACGGTGCCGACGGAGGAGCGGTTCCTGGTGCGGCGGATCGGGCCCAAGAACTTCCACATGTTCCGGTGCGTGGCGAGGTACGGGTACAAGGACCTGCACAAGAGGGACGAGGACTTCGAGAGGATGCTCTTCGACTGCGTCCTCTTCTTCGTCCGGCTGGAGAGCATGATGGAGGGATACTCCGACTCGGACGAGTTCAGCGTGCCGGAGCAGATCACCAGCTCCAGCCGCGGCCAGGCGGCGTTCCTGCAGGGCGAGCGGGCCTGCGCGACCATGTGCTCCAACGGCGGCGAGCTGAGCTTCTCGTCGCAGGACTCGATCGTGCCCGCCGCGCAGTCGCCGAGGGGGCTgcggctgcagctgcagctgcagtgcTCCGCGTCGGCGGTGGGGCTGGCCAGCGGCGGCGATACGGTGGGCGACGAGCTGGAGTTCCTGAACCGGTGCAAGGACGCCGGCGTGGTGCACATCCTCGGGAACACCATCGTGCGCGCGCGGCGGGACTCGGGCGTCGTGAAGAAGCTCGCCGTCGACTACATGTACGCCTTCATGAGGAGAGTGTGCAGGGAGAACAGCGTCATCTTCAACGTGCCCCATGAGAGCCTGCTCAACGTCGGCCAGATATACTACATCTGA
- the LOC8072340 gene encoding uncharacterized protein LOC8072340 isoform X3, which translates to MPLHLLSSPAAAAKLAAGLRAAPLRRCHSFAPAPRHTDRVALASSLSVAARSASPAVAAAQTELSVSGKKQVLISLSDKTDLAYLGNGLQGLGYSIVSTGGTASSLEAAGVSVTKVEEITHFPEMLDGRVKTLHPSIHGGILARRDQEHHLKALKDHGIGTFDVVVVNLYPFYDKVTSGNISFEDGIENIDIGGPTMIRAAAKNHKDVLIVVDHNDYPALLEYLKGKQEDQQFRRMLAWKAFQHVASYDSVVSEWFWKQSNKVGEMFPPSFTVPLELKSTLRYGENPHQSAAFYADKSLSRVGAGGIATAIQHHGKEMSYNNYLDADAAWNCVSEFDSPTCVVVKHTNPCGVASRQDILEAYRLAVKGDAVSAFGGIVAFNTTIDEDLAKEIREFRSPTDGQTRMFYEIVVAPGYTDKGLEILRGKSKTLRILEAKRSGKGMLSLRQVSGGWLAQESDDLTPEEITFTAKSERSPQENELADAKFAWLCAKHVKSNAIVIAKNNCMLGMGSGQPNRRESVRIAFRKAGEEAKGAALASDAFFPFAWNDAVEEACQNGIGIIAQPGGSKKDEDAIACCNKYGVSLVLTGVRHFKH; encoded by the exons ATGCCGCTCCACCTGCTCTCGtccccggccgccgccgccaagcTCGCCGCAGGCCTGCGCGCGGCGCCTCTCCGTCGCTGCCACAGCTTCGCCCCGGCGCCGCGCCACACG GACCGTGTGGCCCTGGCGTCGTCCCTCTCGGTGGCGGCGCGGTCTGCAAGCCCCGCCGTGGCTGCGGCGCAGACCGAGCTCAGCG TTTCAGGAAAGAAACAAGTATTGATATCGTTGTCGGATAAAACGGACTTGGCTTATCTTGGCAACGGTCTTCAGGGTTTGGG GTATTCCATCGTCTCCACCGGTGGAACAGCATCCAGCCTGGAAGCAGCAGGAGTCAGTGTAACAAAAGTTGAAGAAATCACACATTTCCCTGAAATG CTTGATGGACGAGTGAAAACATTGCATCCAAGTATACATGGTGGTATTCTTGCCAGGAGAGACCAGGAGCATCATTTGAAGGCACTGAAGGATCATGGAATTG GGACATTTGATGTGGTTGTGGTGAATTTGTATCCCTTTTATGACAAAGTCACCTCTGGTAACATCTCTTTTGAGGATGGCATTGAAAATATTGATATTGGTGGTCCCACAATGATCAGAGCTGCAGCCAAG AACCATAAGGATGTTCTTATTGTGGTGGATCATAATGATTACCCTGCTTTACTGGAGTACCTTAAAGGAAAGCAAGAGGATCAGCAGTTCCGCAGGATGTTGGCATGGAAAGCTTTCCAGCATGTTGCCTCTTACGATTCTGTTGTGTCAGAATGGTTTTGGAAGCAATCGAATAAAG TAGGAGAGATGTTTCCCCCAAGCTTTACTGTGCCACTTGAGCTGAAGTCTACACTCCGGTATGGCGAAAATCCTCATCAGAGTGCTGCGTTCTATGCTGACAAGAGCCTTTCTCGTGTTGGTGCTGGTGGTATTGCCACTGCTATTCAACACCATGGAAAg GAAATGTCTTACAACAATTACTTGGATGCGGATGCTGCATGGAACTGCGTATCAGAGTTTGATAGTCCTACTTGTGTTGTGGTGAAGCACACAAATCCATGTGGCGTTGCTTCACGACAGGACATTCTTGAAGCTTACAGGTTAGCTGTAAAGGGAGATGCCGTCAGTGCATTTGGTGGGATAGTTGCATTCAACACAACAATTGATGAG GATCTTGCGAAGGAAATTCGTGAGTTCAGGAGTCCTACAGATGGTCAGACACGGATGTTCTATGAGATAGTGGTTGCTCCCGGCTATACAGATAAGGGTCTTGAGATTCTCCGAGGCAAGTCAAAGACGCTGAGAATACTTGAGGCGAAGAGAAGTGGAAAAGGGATGCTTTCACTCAGGCAGGTGAGTGGTGGGTGGTTGGCTCAGGAGTCTGATGATCTAACCCCTGAAGAGATCACCTTTACTGCAAAGTCTGAGAGGTCTCCGCAAGAAAACGAGCTTGCCGATGCCAAATTTGCCTGGCTTTGCGCAAAACATGTCAAGAGCAATGCCATTGTGATAGCCAAG AACAACTGCATGCTGGGAATGGGCAGTGGTCAGCCAAACAGACGAGAGAGCGTCAGAATCGCCTTCAGGAAGGCAGGAGAAGAGGCCAAGGGAGCTGCATTGGCTAGCGACGCCTTCTTTCCTTTTG CCTGGAACGACGCCGTTGAGGAGGCGTGTCAGAATGGCATCGGAATCATCGCTCAGCCAGGAGGCAGTAAGAAGGACGAGGACGCCATCGCGTGCTGCAACAAGTACGGCGTGTCGCTCGTCCTCACCGGCGTTAGACACTTCAAGCATTAG
- the LOC8072340 gene encoding uncharacterized protein LOC8072340 isoform X1: MPLHLLSSPAAAAKLAAGLRAAPLRRCHSFAPAPRHTDRVALASSLSVAARSASPAVAAAQTELSGFNCWRYPTVSGKKQVLISLSDKTDLAYLGNGLQGLGYSIVSTGGTASSLEAAGVSVTKVEEITHFPEMLDGRVKTLHPSIHGGILARRDQEHHLKALKDHGIGTFDVVVVNLYPFYDKVTSGNISFEDGIENIDIGGPTMIRAAAKNHKDVLIVVDHNDYPALLEYLKGKQEDQQFRRMLAWKAFQHVASYDSVVSEWFWKQSNKVGEMFPPSFTVPLELKSTLRYGENPHQSAAFYADKSLSRVGAGGIATAIQHHGKEMSYNNYLDADAAWNCVSEFDSPTCVVVKHTNPCGVASRQDILEAYRLAVKGDAVSAFGGIVAFNTTIDEDLAKEIREFRSPTDGQTRMFYEIVVAPGYTDKGLEILRGKSKTLRILEAKRSGKGMLSLRQVSGGWLAQESDDLTPEEITFTAKSERSPQENELADAKFAWLCAKHVKSNAIVIAKNNCMLGMGSGQPNRRESVRIAFRKAGEEAKGAALASDAFFPFAWNDAVEEACQNGIGIIAQPGGSKKDEDAIACCNKYGVSLVLTGVRHFKH; encoded by the exons ATGCCGCTCCACCTGCTCTCGtccccggccgccgccgccaagcTCGCCGCAGGCCTGCGCGCGGCGCCTCTCCGTCGCTGCCACAGCTTCGCCCCGGCGCCGCGCCACACG GACCGTGTGGCCCTGGCGTCGTCCCTCTCGGTGGCGGCGCGGTCTGCAAGCCCCGCCGTGGCTGCGGCGCAGACCGAGCTCAGCG GTTTTAACTGTTGGCGGTATCCTACAGTTTCAGGAAAGAAACAAGTATTGATATCGTTGTCGGATAAAACGGACTTGGCTTATCTTGGCAACGGTCTTCAGGGTTTGGG GTATTCCATCGTCTCCACCGGTGGAACAGCATCCAGCCTGGAAGCAGCAGGAGTCAGTGTAACAAAAGTTGAAGAAATCACACATTTCCCTGAAATG CTTGATGGACGAGTGAAAACATTGCATCCAAGTATACATGGTGGTATTCTTGCCAGGAGAGACCAGGAGCATCATTTGAAGGCACTGAAGGATCATGGAATTG GGACATTTGATGTGGTTGTGGTGAATTTGTATCCCTTTTATGACAAAGTCACCTCTGGTAACATCTCTTTTGAGGATGGCATTGAAAATATTGATATTGGTGGTCCCACAATGATCAGAGCTGCAGCCAAG AACCATAAGGATGTTCTTATTGTGGTGGATCATAATGATTACCCTGCTTTACTGGAGTACCTTAAAGGAAAGCAAGAGGATCAGCAGTTCCGCAGGATGTTGGCATGGAAAGCTTTCCAGCATGTTGCCTCTTACGATTCTGTTGTGTCAGAATGGTTTTGGAAGCAATCGAATAAAG TAGGAGAGATGTTTCCCCCAAGCTTTACTGTGCCACTTGAGCTGAAGTCTACACTCCGGTATGGCGAAAATCCTCATCAGAGTGCTGCGTTCTATGCTGACAAGAGCCTTTCTCGTGTTGGTGCTGGTGGTATTGCCACTGCTATTCAACACCATGGAAAg GAAATGTCTTACAACAATTACTTGGATGCGGATGCTGCATGGAACTGCGTATCAGAGTTTGATAGTCCTACTTGTGTTGTGGTGAAGCACACAAATCCATGTGGCGTTGCTTCACGACAGGACATTCTTGAAGCTTACAGGTTAGCTGTAAAGGGAGATGCCGTCAGTGCATTTGGTGGGATAGTTGCATTCAACACAACAATTGATGAG GATCTTGCGAAGGAAATTCGTGAGTTCAGGAGTCCTACAGATGGTCAGACACGGATGTTCTATGAGATAGTGGTTGCTCCCGGCTATACAGATAAGGGTCTTGAGATTCTCCGAGGCAAGTCAAAGACGCTGAGAATACTTGAGGCGAAGAGAAGTGGAAAAGGGATGCTTTCACTCAGGCAGGTGAGTGGTGGGTGGTTGGCTCAGGAGTCTGATGATCTAACCCCTGAAGAGATCACCTTTACTGCAAAGTCTGAGAGGTCTCCGCAAGAAAACGAGCTTGCCGATGCCAAATTTGCCTGGCTTTGCGCAAAACATGTCAAGAGCAATGCCATTGTGATAGCCAAG AACAACTGCATGCTGGGAATGGGCAGTGGTCAGCCAAACAGACGAGAGAGCGTCAGAATCGCCTTCAGGAAGGCAGGAGAAGAGGCCAAGGGAGCTGCATTGGCTAGCGACGCCTTCTTTCCTTTTG CCTGGAACGACGCCGTTGAGGAGGCGTGTCAGAATGGCATCGGAATCATCGCTCAGCCAGGAGGCAGTAAGAAGGACGAGGACGCCATCGCGTGCTGCAACAAGTACGGCGTGTCGCTCGTCCTCACCGGCGTTAGACACTTCAAGCATTAG
- the LOC8072340 gene encoding uncharacterized protein LOC8072340 isoform X2: MPLHLLSSPAAAAKLAAGLRAAPLRRCHSFAPAPRHTDRVALASSLSVAARSASPAVAAAQTELSGFNCWRYPTVSGKKQVLISLSDKTDLAYLGNGLQGLGYSIVSTGGTASSLEAAGVSVTKVEEITHFPEMLDGRVKTLHPSIHGGILARRDQEHHLKALKDHGIGTFDVVVVNLYPFYDKVTSGNISFEDGIENIDIGGPTMIRAAAKNHKDVLIVVDHNDYPALLEYLKGKQEDQQFRRMLAWKAFQHVASYDSVVSEWFWKQSNKGEMFPPSFTVPLELKSTLRYGENPHQSAAFYADKSLSRVGAGGIATAIQHHGKEMSYNNYLDADAAWNCVSEFDSPTCVVVKHTNPCGVASRQDILEAYRLAVKGDAVSAFGGIVAFNTTIDEDLAKEIREFRSPTDGQTRMFYEIVVAPGYTDKGLEILRGKSKTLRILEAKRSGKGMLSLRQVSGGWLAQESDDLTPEEITFTAKSERSPQENELADAKFAWLCAKHVKSNAIVIAKNNCMLGMGSGQPNRRESVRIAFRKAGEEAKGAALASDAFFPFAWNDAVEEACQNGIGIIAQPGGSKKDEDAIACCNKYGVSLVLTGVRHFKH; the protein is encoded by the exons ATGCCGCTCCACCTGCTCTCGtccccggccgccgccgccaagcTCGCCGCAGGCCTGCGCGCGGCGCCTCTCCGTCGCTGCCACAGCTTCGCCCCGGCGCCGCGCCACACG GACCGTGTGGCCCTGGCGTCGTCCCTCTCGGTGGCGGCGCGGTCTGCAAGCCCCGCCGTGGCTGCGGCGCAGACCGAGCTCAGCG GTTTTAACTGTTGGCGGTATCCTACAGTTTCAGGAAAGAAACAAGTATTGATATCGTTGTCGGATAAAACGGACTTGGCTTATCTTGGCAACGGTCTTCAGGGTTTGGG GTATTCCATCGTCTCCACCGGTGGAACAGCATCCAGCCTGGAAGCAGCAGGAGTCAGTGTAACAAAAGTTGAAGAAATCACACATTTCCCTGAAATG CTTGATGGACGAGTGAAAACATTGCATCCAAGTATACATGGTGGTATTCTTGCCAGGAGAGACCAGGAGCATCATTTGAAGGCACTGAAGGATCATGGAATTG GGACATTTGATGTGGTTGTGGTGAATTTGTATCCCTTTTATGACAAAGTCACCTCTGGTAACATCTCTTTTGAGGATGGCATTGAAAATATTGATATTGGTGGTCCCACAATGATCAGAGCTGCAGCCAAG AACCATAAGGATGTTCTTATTGTGGTGGATCATAATGATTACCCTGCTTTACTGGAGTACCTTAAAGGAAAGCAAGAGGATCAGCAGTTCCGCAGGATGTTGGCATGGAAAGCTTTCCAGCATGTTGCCTCTTACGATTCTGTTGTGTCAGAATGGTTTTGGAAGCAATCGAATAAAG GAGAGATGTTTCCCCCAAGCTTTACTGTGCCACTTGAGCTGAAGTCTACACTCCGGTATGGCGAAAATCCTCATCAGAGTGCTGCGTTCTATGCTGACAAGAGCCTTTCTCGTGTTGGTGCTGGTGGTATTGCCACTGCTATTCAACACCATGGAAAg GAAATGTCTTACAACAATTACTTGGATGCGGATGCTGCATGGAACTGCGTATCAGAGTTTGATAGTCCTACTTGTGTTGTGGTGAAGCACACAAATCCATGTGGCGTTGCTTCACGACAGGACATTCTTGAAGCTTACAGGTTAGCTGTAAAGGGAGATGCCGTCAGTGCATTTGGTGGGATAGTTGCATTCAACACAACAATTGATGAG GATCTTGCGAAGGAAATTCGTGAGTTCAGGAGTCCTACAGATGGTCAGACACGGATGTTCTATGAGATAGTGGTTGCTCCCGGCTATACAGATAAGGGTCTTGAGATTCTCCGAGGCAAGTCAAAGACGCTGAGAATACTTGAGGCGAAGAGAAGTGGAAAAGGGATGCTTTCACTCAGGCAGGTGAGTGGTGGGTGGTTGGCTCAGGAGTCTGATGATCTAACCCCTGAAGAGATCACCTTTACTGCAAAGTCTGAGAGGTCTCCGCAAGAAAACGAGCTTGCCGATGCCAAATTTGCCTGGCTTTGCGCAAAACATGTCAAGAGCAATGCCATTGTGATAGCCAAG AACAACTGCATGCTGGGAATGGGCAGTGGTCAGCCAAACAGACGAGAGAGCGTCAGAATCGCCTTCAGGAAGGCAGGAGAAGAGGCCAAGGGAGCTGCATTGGCTAGCGACGCCTTCTTTCCTTTTG CCTGGAACGACGCCGTTGAGGAGGCGTGTCAGAATGGCATCGGAATCATCGCTCAGCCAGGAGGCAGTAAGAAGGACGAGGACGCCATCGCGTGCTGCAACAAGTACGGCGTGTCGCTCGTCCTCACCGGCGTTAGACACTTCAAGCATTAG